A window of Candidatus Hydrogenedentota bacterium contains these coding sequences:
- a CDS encoding extracellular solute-binding protein, with product MGGQHNVHVVRILQVLKAAALPVILFSGAWAIWPGADGGGVSFGSRDYGPEVKHVIKVAPGPWYMPGTEPFGIGKPLHGLADVIRAFEARFPDTRVECNTVPIFRREFLVTQLSSSQAPDIINVNVEDVWQDVQKGWYVPLDYWLEQPNPFIVEKGDPSAPGAAQWWDMFEYQAISRGKAAPDNRNYCISFDMIETGIYYNKNVFRKAGVEVPEDWEQFLEVLQKLQDAGYIPLLMLVELFNDWGTDLLFDQLYYDLLPGIDLVQDPVREAYLQGYLDWDELAFLFEKGFFTPRDARYREVFRIMKELRRYTNRNLTGTDLLREFVTQQGAMLWHPSNVVYRLKADKSLGFEWGVFYPPPFTKKTSRYASETSMCVIGGSAVQFEVTNTALSDTDPALPLEERMQQSDRLKRVIALLQWLCVPEHYEQIVNEYEALIPNIKGVEPLPALQPFVEILRRRYTTTKWTFTFDLKFTEVQRRLLDLYLNDGATLDEFLEAQAENIAYATHNAVMRKNLNLGRLEARWRELAPVRAMMEDLPCDD from the coding sequence ATGGGAGGGCAGCATAACGTGCATGTCGTGCGGATACTGCAGGTACTGAAGGCCGCCGCGCTGCCCGTGATCCTGTTCTCCGGGGCATGGGCGATATGGCCCGGCGCGGACGGCGGCGGCGTATCATTCGGATCCCGCGATTACGGGCCGGAAGTGAAGCACGTGATCAAGGTTGCGCCCGGCCCATGGTACATGCCCGGCACGGAACCCTTCGGTATCGGCAAGCCGCTGCACGGGCTGGCGGACGTCATCCGTGCGTTCGAAGCGCGTTTCCCCGATACTCGTGTCGAATGCAATACCGTTCCGATTTTCCGGCGCGAGTTCCTTGTGACGCAGCTCAGCAGCAGCCAGGCGCCCGACATCATAAACGTCAACGTGGAGGATGTCTGGCAGGACGTGCAGAAGGGCTGGTATGTCCCGCTTGATTATTGGCTCGAACAGCCGAATCCGTTCATCGTCGAAAAGGGCGACCCGTCGGCCCCGGGCGCGGCGCAGTGGTGGGACATGTTCGAGTACCAGGCAATAAGCCGGGGGAAGGCCGCGCCGGACAACCGGAACTACTGCATCAGCTTTGACATGATCGAGACGGGCATCTATTACAACAAGAATGTCTTCCGCAAGGCCGGTGTCGAAGTGCCGGAAGACTGGGAACAATTCCTCGAAGTCCTGCAGAAGCTCCAGGATGCCGGCTACATCCCGCTGCTGATGCTCGTTGAGCTGTTCAATGACTGGGGCACGGACCTCCTGTTTGACCAGCTTTACTACGACCTGCTGCCGGGTATCGACCTCGTCCAGGACCCGGTGCGCGAGGCGTACTTGCAGGGATACCTCGACTGGGACGAACTGGCGTTCCTGTTCGAGAAGGGTTTTTTCACGCCGCGCGACGCCCGCTACCGCGAGGTCTTCCGCATTATGAAGGAACTGCGCCGGTATACGAACCGGAATCTTACGGGCACCGACCTGCTGCGGGAGTTCGTGACGCAGCAGGGCGCGATGCTCTGGCACCCGAGTAACGTGGTCTACCGTCTGAAGGCCGACAAGTCGCTCGGTTTTGAGTGGGGCGTATTCTATCCGCCGCCGTTCACGAAAAAGACATCGCGATACGCGTCCGAAACGTCCATGTGCGTCATAGGCGGCTCCGCGGTGCAGTTTGAAGTCACGAATACGGCGCTGAGCGACACGGACCCCGCCCTGCCGCTGGAGGAGCGAATGCAACAGTCGGACCGGCTCAAGCGCGTCATTGCCCTGCTGCAGTGGCTGTGCGTGCCGGAACATTACGAGCAAATCGTCAATGAATACGAGGCGCTGATCCCGAACATCAAAGGCGTGGAGCCCCTGCCCGCGCTTCAGCCGTTTGTCGAGATTCTGCGGCGGCGCTATACGACCACCAAGTGGACCTTCACTTTCGATCTCAAGTTCACGGAGGTGCAGCGCCGTTTGCTGGACCTCTATCTCAACGATGGCGCCACGCTCGATGAGTTCCTGGAGGCACAGGCGGAAAACATTGCCTATGCGACCCATAACGCCGTTATGCGCAAGAATCTCAACCTGGGCCGGCTGGAAGCGCGGTGGCGCGAACTGGCGCCGGTGCGCGCGATGATGGAGGACCTGCCCTGTGACGACTGA